In the Brassica napus cultivar Da-Ae chromosome A7, Da-Ae, whole genome shotgun sequence genome, one interval contains:
- the LOC125576691 gene encoding uncharacterized protein LOC125576691 yields the protein MAYSSSLFPSPFFSTDSSLFEVEVTRDEFHSFHKIDRDLFTRLVFVLKRDMNQSSQVIAFLLVVEQLGFARNLVACLVSSQDMLIDAVANEVGVCLSILYNQNYSSFVLLNHNNNDEVVIPFLKGVTNSNLTLSYIIQYRDTILVRVTKNLNDVCNRAFDDIYEKGYKEQRLALERAKVIEEMKKIRLGAPQQTPTRFSVQHQTPSWRNVQQQIPRRSNVQQRTSIRSSVRRSTPLNVSAPQEWVPSPAVEEKAKAAVTETKGADNKEDEEEVTPADDRTVFLTFSKGYPISESEVRVHFTRKFGEVIESIVMQEVQENEQPLFARMVLKMEYASKIEEIVTPMNKNKFTIDGKHVCVRKFFPDPSSSHV from the coding sequence ATGGcttattcttcttctctttttccttctcCATTTTTCTCAACTGATTCTTCTTTATTTGAAGTGGAGGTAACTCGAGACGAGTTCCATTCTTTCCACAAAATCGACAGAGACTTGTTCACTCGCCTCGTCTTTGTTCTAAAACGAGACATGAACCAATCGTCTCAAGTGATTGCGTTTCTCCTCGTGGTCGAGCAACTTGGCTTCGCACGCAACTTGGTCGCGTGTCTTGTCTCATCACAAGACATGTTAATCGATGCGGTGGCCAACGAAGTCGGTGTGTGTCTAAGTATCTTATACAACCAAAACTACTCAAGCTTCGTCCTCCTTAACCACAACAACAATGATGAGGTGGTTATTCCTTTTCTCAAAGGTGTAACTAATAGTAATCTCACTCTCAGTTACATCATTCAGTACCGCGACACTATTCTCGTTAGAGTGACAAAAAATTTGAACGATGTCTGCAACCGAGCTTTCGACGATATATACGAGAAGGGCTACAAGGAGCAACGGCTGGCGTTAGAGAGGGCAAAAGTCattgaggagatgaagaagatccGGTTGGGTGCTCCACAACAAACCCCTACTAGGTTTAGTGTTCAACACCAAACCCCTAGCTGGAGGAATGTTCAACAACAGATCCCTCGTAGGTCGAATGTTCAACAACGAACCTCTATTAGGTCGAGTGTTCGACGATCAACCCCTCTAAATGTGAGTGCTCCACAAGAATGGGTTCCTTCTCCAGCTGTTGAAGAAAAAGCAAAGGCGGCCGTGACGGAGACAAAGGGGGCGGACAACAAGGAGGACGAGGAAGAGGTGACGCCGGCGGATGATAGGACGGTGTTTCTGACGTTTTCCAAAGGATATCCAATTTCTGAATCGGAGGTTAGAGTTCACTTCACGAGGAAGTTTGGAGAAGTGATAGAATCCATAGTGATGCAAGAAGTGCAAGAGAATGAGCAGCCCTTGTTTGCGAGGATGGTGTTGAAGATGGAATATGCGTCCAAGATTGAAGAGATCGTGACTCCAATGAACAAAAACAAGTTCACTATTGATGGAAAACATGTTTGTGTTCGCAAGTTCTTTCCTGACCCCTCCTCCTCGCATGTTTGA